A window from Tenacibaculum singaporense encodes these proteins:
- a CDS encoding fumarate reductase/succinate dehydrogenase flavoprotein subunit, translated as MATLDSKIPKGPLKDKWTTYKDKIDLVNPANKRLIDVIVVGTGLAGGSASATLAELGYNVKAFAYQDSPRRAHSIAAQGGINAAKNYQGDGDSFYRLFYDTVKGGDYRSREANVYRLAEVSANIIDQCVAQGVPFARDYGGQLDNRSFGGVLVSRTFYAKGQTGQQLLLGAYSAMNRQIARGKIEMFNRHEMLDLVIVDGKARGIIARNLVTGEIERHSAHAVVIASGGYGNVYFLSTNAMGSNATAAWKVHKKGAFFANPCYTQIHPTCIPRSGDYQSKLTLMSESLRNDGRIWVPKKMEDVLAIREGKLKPTQIAEEDRDYYLERRYPAFGNLVPRDVASRAAKERCDAGYGVNATGEAVYLDFKSAIERYGKEQCKLHGIKNPSQEKIIAEGEKIVEAKYGNLFQMYEKIVDDNPYKTPMMIYPATHYTMGGIWVDYNLMTTIDGCYAIGEANFSDHGANRLGASALMQGLADGYFVLPYTIGDYLSNDIRTGKISTETKEFEEAEKAVKDRIDFFINNKGEHSVDYYHKKLGKIMWEKCGMARNEQGLKEAMAEIKELREDFWKNVKVPGEANEMNPELEKAGRVADFLELGELFAKDALNRTESCGGHFREESVELDGPQKGEAKRDDANFAYVAAWEYKGEPADAVLHKEELEFNDIELKQRSYK; from the coding sequence ATGGCAACTTTAGATTCAAAAATTCCAAAAGGTCCATTAAAAGATAAATGGACAACTTATAAAGATAAAATTGACTTGGTAAACCCTGCTAACAAGCGTTTAATTGACGTTATTGTAGTGGGTACTGGTTTAGCGGGTGGTTCTGCTTCTGCAACTTTAGCAGAATTAGGATATAACGTTAAAGCTTTTGCTTACCAAGATTCACCTCGTCGTGCGCACTCTATTGCAGCACAAGGTGGTATTAACGCAGCAAAAAACTATCAAGGTGATGGTGATTCTTTTTACCGTTTATTTTATGATACAGTAAAAGGTGGAGATTACCGTTCTCGTGAAGCAAACGTTTATCGTTTAGCTGAGGTTTCTGCAAATATTATTGACCAATGTGTGGCTCAAGGAGTTCCTTTTGCACGTGATTATGGTGGACAATTAGATAACCGTTCGTTTGGTGGGGTATTAGTATCTCGTACTTTCTATGCGAAAGGTCAAACAGGTCAACAGTTATTATTAGGTGCGTATTCAGCAATGAACCGCCAAATTGCTCGCGGTAAGATTGAAATGTTCAATCGCCATGAAATGTTAGATTTGGTAATTGTTGATGGAAAAGCTCGTGGTATTATTGCTCGTAACTTAGTTACTGGTGAAATTGAGCGTCACTCTGCACATGCAGTAGTAATTGCTTCTGGTGGATATGGAAATGTATATTTCTTATCAACCAACGCAATGGGATCTAACGCTACAGCTGCTTGGAAAGTTCACAAAAAAGGAGCATTCTTTGCGAATCCTTGTTACACGCAAATTCACCCAACTTGTATTCCTCGTTCGGGAGACTATCAGTCTAAACTAACCCTAATGTCTGAATCGTTACGTAACGATGGTCGTATTTGGGTTCCTAAGAAAATGGAAGATGTATTAGCTATTAGAGAAGGAAAATTAAAACCAACTCAAATTGCTGAAGAAGATAGAGATTACTACTTAGAAAGAAGATATCCTGCCTTTGGTAACTTAGTACCTCGAGATGTGGCTTCTCGTGCTGCAAAAGAGCGTTGTGATGCTGGTTATGGTGTAAATGCTACTGGTGAAGCTGTTTACTTAGATTTTAAATCAGCTATTGAGCGTTACGGTAAAGAGCAATGTAAATTACATGGAATTAAAAACCCTTCACAAGAGAAAATTATTGCTGAAGGTGAAAAAATAGTAGAAGCTAAGTACGGGAACTTATTCCAAATGTATGAAAAGATTGTAGATGACAATCCATACAAAACACCAATGATGATTTATCCTGCAACTCACTACACCATGGGTGGAATTTGGGTAGATTATAACTTAATGACTACTATTGATGGTTGTTATGCTATTGGTGAAGCAAACTTCTCTGATCACGGTGCTAACCGTTTAGGAGCTTCTGCATTAATGCAAGGTTTGGCTGACGGATACTTTGTGTTACCTTACACAATTGGTGATTATTTATCTAACGATATCCGTACAGGTAAAATTTCAACTGAAACTAAAGAATTTGAAGAAGCTGAAAAAGCGGTTAAAGATCGTATTGATTTCTTCATTAACAATAAAGGAGAGCATTCTGTAGATTACTACCACAAGAAATTAGGAAAAATTATGTGGGAAAAATGTGGAATGGCACGTAACGAGCAAGGTTTAAAAGAAGCGATGGCTGAAATTAAAGAGTTACGTGAAGATTTCTGGAAAAACGTAAAAGTTCCTGGAGAGGCTAATGAAATGAACCCAGAATTAGAAAAAGCTGGAAGAGTAGCTGATTTCTTAGAGTTAGGAGAATTATTTGCTAAAGATGCCTTAAACAGAACTGAATCTTGTGGAGGACACTTTAGAGAAGAGTCTGTTGAATTAGACGGACCTCAAAAAGGAGAAGCAAAACGTGATGATGCAAACTTTGCTTATGTAGCTGCATGGGAGTATAAAGGAGAGCCAGCTGATGCTGTATTACACAAAGAAGAATTAGAGTTTAACGATATTGAATTAAAACAACGTTCATACAAATAA
- a CDS encoding succinate dehydrogenase cytochrome b subunit, giving the protein MSGLLKSSIGRKFAMALSAFFLMFFLLQHFAINITSIFPDNGATFNKLSHFMGTNTLVQYVMQPILIFGVVFHFVMGFILEIKNKSARKVSYAKNNGAANSTWMSRNMIYSGAAILAFIVLHFIDFWFPEINTKFIQGDWSGLHDGEFRYFHELQHKFLSPIRVGAYVIAFVFLALHLLHGFNSAFQSVGANNKYTKGLKTFGKLYAILIPLGFVIIALFHHFNH; this is encoded by the coding sequence ATGAGCGGATTACTAAAATCTTCTATCGGAAGAAAATTTGCCATGGCACTTTCGGCATTCTTCCTGATGTTTTTCTTATTACAACATTTTGCAATTAACATTACTTCGATTTTTCCAGATAATGGAGCTACATTTAACAAATTGTCGCACTTTATGGGAACAAATACGTTAGTTCAATATGTAATGCAACCCATTTTAATATTTGGTGTGGTGTTTCACTTTGTAATGGGATTCATCTTAGAAATTAAAAACAAAAGTGCTCGTAAGGTTAGCTATGCTAAAAATAATGGAGCTGCAAACTCTACTTGGATGAGTAGAAACATGATTTACAGTGGTGCTGCTATTTTAGCGTTTATTGTATTACACTTTATTGATTTTTGGTTTCCAGAAATCAACACCAAATTTATTCAAGGTGACTGGAGTGGTTTACACGATGGTGAGTTTAGATACTTCCACGAACTACAACACAAGTTTTTAAGCCCAATTAGAGTTGGTGCTTATGTAATTGCTTTTGTTTTCTTAGCATTACACTTATTACACGGATTTAATTCTGCTTTCCAATCTGTGGGAGCAAATAATAAATATACTAAAGGATTGAAAACTTTTGGTAAGCTTTACGCAATCTTAATTCCGTTAGGATTCGTAATTATTGCATTATTTCATCATTTCAATCACTAA
- a CDS encoding alpha-ketoglutarate-dependent dioxygenase AlkB → MSTSLNNVISYSPNFLTEKDATELFKQLISLSELTNMMEMRLSSDEVIKYSFGKLMFIDSDLMEKNVFQKSAWGNTMIWPKYMLPLKKQVEEHTGQEFKTCVCIYYPDGNSGISYHSDKMAFGNTDIIPSVSLGEKRMFYLRENKTMIENKILLEHGSLLVMEKDCQEYYEHSLPENPEYLKPRVNLTFRKYGF, encoded by the coding sequence ATGTCAACCAGCCTTAATAATGTTATCAGTTACAGCCCTAATTTTTTAACTGAAAAAGATGCTACAGAGTTATTTAAACAATTAATAAGCCTGTCTGAACTTACAAATATGATGGAAATGAGACTTTCATCTGATGAGGTAATTAAATACAGCTTTGGTAAATTAATGTTTATTGACTCTGATTTAATGGAGAAAAATGTTTTTCAAAAATCAGCTTGGGGAAACACTATGATATGGCCAAAATATATGCTTCCTTTAAAAAAACAGGTTGAAGAACATACTGGACAGGAATTTAAAACTTGTGTTTGCATTTATTATCCCGATGGAAATTCTGGTATCAGTTATCATTCAGATAAAATGGCTTTTGGAAACACTGATATTATTCCTTCAGTTAGTTTAGGTGAAAAACGCATGTTTTATCTTCGAGAAAATAAAACGATGATTGAAAACAAGATACTTCTGGAGCATGGAAGTTTGTTGGTTATGGAAAAAGATTGTCAAGAATACTACGAACATAGCCTACCCGAAAATCCTGAATATTTAAAACCAAGAGTCAATTTAACATTCAGAAAATATGGTTTTTAA
- a CDS encoding alpha/beta fold hydrolase, whose protein sequence is MQKVYVISGTICTVDLWQYVFPKLKNILPVHIDITPANSFEEINQMILNHIEEPATIIGFSLGGFSAMNFATHHPERVKKLVIVAANTDGLSDSEIQLRKSTIDFLEKHTYKGISQARIQQFLHPDNHRNSEIISVIKKMDAYLGKDVLLRQLRATSARLDISQKVLNLNIPIFFIAAENDALINPKKLKEFAKKTEKGTYVMIKNCGHMIPLEKPEELASIMNLTINE, encoded by the coding sequence ATGCAAAAAGTATATGTAATTTCAGGTACCATATGTACGGTAGATTTATGGCAATATGTTTTTCCTAAACTAAAAAACATACTTCCAGTCCATATTGATATTACTCCTGCCAATTCTTTTGAGGAAATTAATCAAATGATACTGAATCACATTGAAGAGCCAGCCACTATCATTGGTTTTTCTTTAGGTGGGTTTTCTGCTATGAATTTTGCAACTCATCATCCTGAAAGAGTAAAAAAATTAGTTATAGTTGCTGCCAACACTGATGGATTGAGTGATTCAGAAATTCAACTAAGAAAAAGCACTATTGACTTTTTAGAAAAGCACACCTACAAAGGAATATCTCAAGCAAGAATTCAACAGTTTTTACACCCAGATAATCACCGTAATTCCGAAATTATTTCTGTTATTAAAAAAATGGATGCCTATTTAGGAAAAGATGTGCTACTTCGTCAATTAAGAGCAACTTCTGCTAGATTAGATATTTCACAAAAAGTTTTAAATTTAAACATACCTATTTTTTTTATTGCTGCCGAAAATGATGCGCTTATCAACCCAAAAAAACTAAAAGAGTTTGCCAAAAAAACTGAAAAAGGAACATACGTAATGATTAAAAATTGCGGTCATATGATTCCTCTTGAAAAACCTGAAGAACTGGCATCAATAATGAACCTAACCATCAACGAATAA
- a CDS encoding DUF6973 domain-containing protein, which produces MLKKLLFLVLLLPFYTTAQSNWQQFKKLQGAQKTWVLLHPFKAKKAFIVSREASRVSDSLRVSPLLDGDHAGGQVDAFRHAFWMALSQQQIGENAARSLGKAHEKDNYKTYKERKLEDGVIPDQISSEMDLFNNEVGLTLSKKGGNLPKNGLIYRVINAIHQGKLKIIKKDKNGNFLTCNNEVISKKTLIGKWKNNKCLVSSNYNR; this is translated from the coding sequence ATGCTTAAAAAACTGCTTTTTTTAGTTCTTTTACTGCCTTTTTATACCACTGCACAATCCAACTGGCAACAATTTAAAAAACTACAAGGAGCTCAAAAAACATGGGTACTACTCCATCCTTTTAAAGCAAAAAAAGCTTTTATTGTTTCACGTGAAGCATCAAGAGTAAGTGACTCTCTAAGAGTTTCTCCCTTGTTAGATGGCGATCATGCAGGCGGACAAGTAGATGCATTTCGTCATGCTTTTTGGATGGCTTTATCACAACAACAAATTGGTGAAAATGCTGCTCGTTCACTTGGCAAAGCTCACGAAAAAGATAACTATAAAACATACAAAGAGCGAAAATTAGAGGACGGTGTTATTCCTGATCAAATTTCTTCAGAAATGGATTTATTTAACAACGAAGTTGGTTTAACACTTTCCAAAAAAGGTGGTAACCTTCCTAAAAATGGATTGATTTACAGAGTAATCAACGCCATTCATCAAGGAAAATTAAAAATTATTAAAAAAGATAAAAACGGTAATTTTCTAACTTGTAATAATGAGGTTATTTCAAAAAAAACATTAATCGGCAAGTGGAAGAATAACAAATGTTTGGTTAGTTCTAATTATAATAGATAA
- a CDS encoding S24 family peptidase, with product MGISEKIAAIRDAFNLNNFSFSKKIGVTGTTIDSIINGRPQSDGSRKKTKPGYDVLTSIINEFNINPDYLFGKSDIMLKTEPTNIQTYSGVPQVVSVNSSGNENVVYVPIQARAGYLNGYGDSNYIEQLPSFNMPHLNNGTFRCFEVQGNSMVRTFFDGDLVFGKYVENLHDIKDGRVYVIVSKNDGIVLKRVINRIEERGKLILKSDNKDGNYPTYTINAEEIMEVWYVTMFASKQMPEPVDVYDRLHDLESKIVELEEQISSKN from the coding sequence ATGGGAATTTCCGAAAAAATAGCAGCAATTAGAGATGCTTTTAACTTAAATAACTTTTCTTTTTCAAAAAAAATAGGTGTTACTGGAACCACTATAGATAGTATTATTAATGGGAGACCTCAATCTGACGGTAGTAGAAAAAAAACAAAACCTGGTTACGATGTTCTTACTTCTATTATTAATGAATTTAACATTAATCCTGATTATTTATTTGGAAAAAGTGATATAATGCTAAAAACAGAACCTACAAATATTCAAACATATTCTGGAGTTCCTCAGGTTGTTTCTGTGAATTCTTCAGGTAATGAAAACGTGGTTTATGTTCCTATACAAGCAAGAGCTGGTTATTTAAATGGTTATGGAGATTCAAATTATATAGAACAACTTCCTTCTTTTAATATGCCTCATCTTAACAATGGCACCTTTCGTTGTTTTGAAGTACAAGGAAACTCTATGGTGCGTACTTTTTTTGATGGAGATTTAGTTTTTGGAAAGTATGTTGAGAATTTACATGATATTAAAGATGGTCGTGTATATGTAATTGTAAGTAAGAATGATGGTATTGTTTTAAAACGTGTAATTAATAGAATAGAAGAAAGAGGTAAACTTATTTTAAAAAGTGATAATAAAGATGGTAACTACCCTACTTATACCATAAATGCTGAGGAAATTATGGAAGTTTGGTATGTAACTATGTTCGCCTCTAAACAAATGCCTGAACCTGTTGATGTTTATGATAGATTACACGATTTAGAAAGTAAAATTGTTGAATTAGAAGAGCAAATTAGCAGTAAAAATTAA
- a CDS encoding EndoU domain-containing protein, with the protein MHAHEYGSKHFKHKTNFKDLVVFSDVQQQKIKETAVPSPNIYVEIEKGVKTADKWLLHFNSRLSGEYGDFFLENNSPYGQISKLEYEENDENFTFIQNTIFDFDSGILSYYKINEKFYIQLDNSIDLEEVIVNANPSPTTRDVKSIQYEAFTTVFISEDGAQLLQAYEAIQNVSAHEVVIFIERSSGSNLFGTVFRIKKGKNVNSLIETNRICIAKIVRAYGVDVFTNELSKMLEQELKKSTESDFYLVLKKGGQIVRWGADVTLSNLSKFLKSSGEEIGKLQLGENYWKTTDEGKENSKYNPLLPKLNINESFSSEELANSIYKKYVVPVEAPVVTFAERFNKHWLFKELMPFKSERITKLFKHVPGILKEFLDGVKENAQNTYDFINGLLVGLINSIIDFFKSIFDILAILVDVLNGVIQTGKFFEKPGHYLRLLAEGFENLIDLVLNTFTLTNLKAWMQFLIEMPITTAKLLIGLFAKAFNTKIMIDPGALGYYIGFLVGFIASEVVQFIATGGTANIAKATKAVLKSYQELANVVAKKVVKTAEITVDVVLAAIRKLKEFAKNFVKHLDDLKKWIGELVVKFQAKALVIDNVAYTLVDPVSIFVETVFKIFKASAWRKLNGLGVSMIKNEDGLYSFLYDGKNIAADLTKKQAEEFLKEIFTKFKGKTDDAIKKYLDDIKRIFSEITEDVLKHVNHGEFSLPANPKRSMLPGKMRVGGHGQDNLVFLDEIGRKYRVEHTYENGVRIGGVEGHDKRIKKLVEGRNNTGQSWFPKDWNSAKIEEAYKYVVRNNLDAFKQLQDGPPPLFDVYDGVRVGVIKTKGKPATIFPDNAMQPRKSVQELEINPF; encoded by the coding sequence ATGCATGCTCATGAATATGGAAGCAAACATTTTAAACACAAAACCAATTTTAAAGATTTGGTGGTGTTTTCAGATGTTCAGCAACAAAAAATAAAAGAAACCGCAGTTCCAAGTCCCAATATATATGTAGAAATAGAAAAAGGAGTAAAAACTGCAGATAAATGGTTACTACATTTTAATAGTCGATTGTCTGGTGAATATGGAGATTTTTTTCTAGAAAATAATTCGCCTTATGGACAAATTAGTAAACTAGAATACGAAGAAAATGATGAAAACTTTACATTTATTCAAAATACCATCTTTGATTTTGATAGTGGAATATTATCATATTACAAAATTAATGAGAAGTTTTATATCCAACTTGATAATAGTATCGATTTAGAGGAGGTAATTGTAAATGCAAATCCTTCACCAACTACCAGAGATGTTAAAAGTATCCAATATGAAGCTTTTACAACTGTATTTATTTCTGAAGATGGAGCGCAATTATTACAAGCTTATGAAGCGATACAAAATGTAAGTGCACACGAGGTAGTTATTTTTATTGAGCGTAGCTCGGGAAGTAACCTTTTTGGAACAGTGTTCAGAATAAAAAAAGGGAAAAATGTAAATTCTCTTATAGAAACGAACAGAATTTGCATAGCGAAAATTGTTAGAGCTTATGGAGTAGATGTATTTACGAACGAGCTAAGTAAAATGCTTGAGCAAGAACTTAAAAAATCAACAGAGAGCGATTTTTATTTGGTATTGAAAAAAGGAGGGCAAATAGTACGTTGGGGAGCGGATGTTACCTTAAGTAATTTGTCTAAATTCTTAAAAAGCTCAGGCGAAGAAATAGGTAAGTTACAGTTAGGTGAAAACTATTGGAAAACAACGGATGAAGGAAAAGAGAACTCAAAATACAATCCGCTATTACCAAAACTTAATATTAATGAGAGTTTTTCTTCCGAAGAATTAGCAAATTCAATTTATAAAAAATATGTAGTTCCTGTTGAAGCTCCAGTTGTAACGTTTGCAGAGCGATTTAATAAACATTGGTTGTTTAAAGAGCTTATGCCTTTTAAAAGTGAACGTATTACTAAGTTATTTAAGCACGTACCAGGTATACTTAAAGAGTTTTTAGACGGTGTAAAAGAAAACGCACAAAACACCTACGATTTTATTAACGGATTGTTAGTAGGGCTTATTAATAGTATTATTGATTTCTTTAAATCTATCTTTGATATTTTAGCTATTTTGGTAGATGTTTTAAATGGCGTTATCCAAACAGGAAAGTTCTTTGAAAAACCAGGTCATTACCTACGTTTATTAGCAGAAGGTTTTGAAAACCTTATCGATTTAGTGCTCAATACCTTCACGTTAACAAACCTAAAAGCATGGATGCAGTTTTTAATAGAAATGCCTATAACTACTGCTAAACTATTAATAGGTTTATTTGCTAAGGCATTCAATACAAAAATCATGATAGATCCAGGTGCTTTAGGGTATTATATAGGGTTTTTGGTTGGTTTTATAGCTTCGGAAGTAGTACAGTTTATTGCTACTGGAGGAACAGCCAATATAGCCAAAGCAACCAAAGCAGTATTAAAATCGTATCAAGAGTTAGCGAATGTAGTAGCTAAAAAAGTGGTAAAAACAGCAGAAATAACAGTAGATGTAGTTTTAGCTGCGATTAGAAAGCTTAAAGAATTTGCCAAAAACTTTGTAAAACACTTAGATGATCTTAAAAAATGGATTGGTGAGTTGGTTGTTAAGTTTCAGGCTAAGGCTTTAGTGATTGATAATGTAGCTTATACATTAGTAGATCCTGTAAGTATTTTTGTAGAGACTGTATTTAAAATATTTAAGGCAAGTGCTTGGAGAAAACTGAATGGTCTTGGGGTAAGTATGATTAAAAATGAAGACGGATTGTATTCATTTTTATACGATGGTAAAAATATTGCAGCAGATTTAACTAAAAAGCAAGCAGAAGAGTTCTTAAAAGAAATCTTTACTAAATTCAAAGGTAAAACAGATGATGCTATTAAAAAATATTTGGATGATATAAAACGAATTTTTTCTGAGATAACAGAAGATGTGTTAAAGCACGTAAATCATGGAGAGTTTTCTTTGCCTGCTAATCCTAAGAGAAGCATGTTGCCAGGGAAAATGAGAGTAGGTGGGCATGGTCAGGATAATTTGGTTTTCTTAGATGAGATAGGAAGAAAATATAGGGTTGAGCATACCTATGAAAACGGTGTAAGAATTGGTGGTGTAGAAGGTCATGATAAGAGAATTAAGAAGTTGGTTGAAGGAAGAAATAATACAGGACAATCATGGTTTCCTAAAGATTGGAATAGTGCTAAAATTGAAGAAGCATATAAATATGTTGTTAGGAATAATTTAGATGCATTTAAACAATTACAAGATGGACCACCTCCACTATTTGATGTATATGATGGTGTAAGGGTAGGAGTTATTAAAACTAAAGGAAAACCAGCAACTATTTTTCCAGATAATGCTATGCAACCAAGAAAAAGTGTACAAGAATTAGAAATTAACCCTTTTTAA
- a CDS encoding TIGR02594 family protein: MNNLISVALSQYGVKEVKGSKDHPQIVNYFTSLGFDGGKFKDETAWCSAFANWVAKKAGYEHTNQLTARSWLSVGDSTTNPEPGDVVVLWRENPSSWKGHVGFLIKETRRYVYLLGGNQGNSVSIKAYPKNRVLDFRKLKKNG, translated from the coding sequence ATGAATAATTTAATATCAGTAGCGTTATCGCAATACGGAGTCAAAGAGGTGAAAGGCTCAAAAGATCATCCTCAAATTGTAAACTATTTTACTTCATTAGGTTTTGATGGAGGAAAATTTAAAGATGAAACCGCTTGGTGTAGTGCCTTTGCAAATTGGGTAGCCAAAAAAGCAGGTTATGAACACACTAACCAATTAACAGCGCGTAGTTGGTTGTCGGTAGGAGACTCTACTACAAATCCAGAACCAGGAGATGTGGTAGTTTTATGGAGAGAAAATCCTAGTAGCTGGAAAGGACATGTTGGCTTTTTAATTAAAGAAACCAGACGATATGTATATCTATTAGGAGGTAATCAAGGAAATAGTGTAAGTATTAAAGCATATCCTAAAAACAGGGTATTAGACTTTAGAAAACTAAAAAAGAATGGATAA
- a CDS encoding phage holin family protein, which produces MDKFSHFIFWLLALLSPLNGVLTTMMLLIVVDFITGAYASLKLQIPIKSERIGHTISKFVIYNLVIISAYFLEKHIVNEVPFLKIIAGFIAITETKSILENYNKIYGVNPFKALHSLLKQAGMQSTLEQTTEKQKNNDKEKV; this is translated from the coding sequence ATGGATAAATTTTCACATTTCATTTTTTGGTTGCTTGCTTTATTGTCGCCTTTAAATGGAGTGTTAACTACCATGATGTTGCTAATCGTAGTTGATTTTATTACAGGAGCCTATGCTTCTTTAAAGTTACAAATACCTATAAAAAGCGAACGAATTGGACATACCATTTCTAAGTTTGTTATTTATAACTTGGTAATTATATCAGCTTATTTTTTAGAAAAACACATTGTAAATGAAGTTCCTTTTTTAAAAATAATAGCAGGATTTATAGCTATTACCGAAACAAAGTCAATTTTAGAAAACTACAACAAAATTTATGGAGTAAACCCCTTTAAAGCATTGCACAGTTTGTTAAAACAAGCGGGTATGCAAAGTACCTTAGAGCAAACAACCGAAAAACAAAAAAACAACGACAAAGAAAAAGTTTAG